The genomic region TTGCTCTCTTGCAACTGGCCTCATACTGATAACAGGCACCTGGGCCGAGAAGCGCATGACGTGGAGCAACTGGGACAAAACATCATGATGGGATAACTTTATTTGGATGGAAATAATGGGAATAGAAAAACGCGATTCATATTCACAATTAAAGATATGGCCTCATTTTAACGTAATGTTAATATATGCAAACATTGATTATTGCTGCGGTTCTGTATGCACCATTTTACCACATTGTAGCGGTCTTCGTTCACTATATCTCATTCATGCTGGTCGAACAATCTGTTATTTTGCATATATGAGGTTTTtctttatataatattattcaGTATCTCCACAAACACTCTCTCCAACCTGCTGTAACTTGGACATACAAATCAAATTAAGGGAAATTAGttgtttatttgtctttatcGCTTACTCTCGAGGTATTTTCCgttcctttgtgttttttccaccaTCATCAATCACGGCCCAATCATCTCCCAGTGTTAGCTGAAACAGTGACACTCTGTCATCAAAGGCTGCGGGGTCGCCCTTATCACGCACGGTCCCACAGGTGTAGAGCTCAGTCCACTCTCCACTATAATGACAGCAGGAGCTCTGCGCCTCGGGCTGGTCTTCGCTCTGCAGCTGAGATGCGTCACCCTGCTCGCTGTCCCGCAGGACAGAGGGACGACGGGGCTGCAGGACGGTTTGAATGCTGCGAAGACGGTGAGGGAGAAGGTGGACGCGCTGATCCACCTGACGGATTTACCTCGAGGTCCAGCGGTGGCCCCTCATAAGAAGGCGCCTCAGTTCATGTTGGATCTTTTTAACGCGGTGTCGGTTTCTGATGGGACCCCGAGAAACCAGAAGGAGATTCTGGAAGGAAACATAGTGAGGAGTTTCGAGGATAAAGGTGAGCAAAAAGTCAAACTCATATTGAAgaattattgttgttttgtgacTGATCATTTCTTTAGTTCAAGTTCACCTTTTTGCCATATAACAACACTAAATATTACAAATGTACGGAGCAGAAAGCGCACGATTACGCACAGTTATCTATGTTAAACAGATAATTGCTGCAGAAATAACTGTAAACTCTTTATTTTTACAAACCCTTTAtacaattcattaactgcagATTGTTAAACATgtcttttttatatttccaCGCCTGCAGGTCATTTTGGAGAGAAGTTTCACTTCTTCAACCTCTCATCTTTCGGTAGAGAGGAGAGAATGATCAAAGCGGAGTTCCGTTGGTTCCGAAAGAAACAGAAGTTTTACCTCGGAAAGTCATACGGGTCTCTTTTCTATAAGgtaaaataattattgtttgacattgtttgattttttgttttcctgcagaTGTAGTTATTGTTTATGCCTCGTCTTTAAATTTAGTCCAGATTTGATCTTCCAGAGAAAACATGCTTCATCTGCAGCTGTTCATTCTGAGAGGGCTGAGTGTGGTGAACTGACAGTGACTTGTCTGTCCAGGTGGATCTGTACGAGGTGCTAGACAGCAGAGTGAAACCCTGGAGAGGAAACCTCATCAACTCCAAGCTGGTGCCTCTGTACACACGGGGATGGGAAGTCTTCAATGTCACTCAGAtggtaatggcagttttgacTCTATTGTTTTCAAAAGaaatttctttcagtttttacattttgattgtcatttgtttttctggtgGATTGGGATGTAATTTCCTAAAAAATTAGTCAGATACTTTTGTCTAGTTACAAATACTATAGGCTAAccacatacataaacatatacagTTTTATCTGTTTAATTTGGTTAATCTGTTCAGTTTTGCTCTAAATATCAGGTGTCCAAGTGGATCAGAAACAGTGAGGAGAACAATGGCATCCTGGTGGTGACCACACTTCCGTCTGGTAACTGGATTGAGTCAGCAGTGTCTACAAATAAGCAGAACAAAGAGCTGACAGACACAAACGCCTACCTGGTCATATTCTCAGATGATGACAGGACTAGAGCAACCAACCAGTCATACCTGGGTAAGACGAGGGTGGCGGTACCAGTGTGTTACATAGGGTGGGTGATACTGAATATGGACATAAGACACTCATCTGTCTCCTTTCACTATAGGCATTACAACCCCAGAAACATAAGGGCTTTTATTTGACCCAACAggactgaagaacagaacacaCTTGCACTAtgtccatgttttcatttttaatacacaagaagagaaaaagaagtaacatattaaaaaatagaTGATATTGCACAACATTAATCACTATATAGCAATACAATATTACTGTTATTATCTGCTATATCACCGTTATCTAATTCATGTATTTAatagtgttttattattatgtacCACTATATACATTACTAGAGAAATAGGTGATTTGTATGTAATAACACAGTAGTTCACATAGTTTGGATGCCACTTTtttccatacaaatatttgtacAATTCACATTTCTTGTCTGAGGTGTTATAATTGGATGAATGTGTCTACATTAGAGCCAGACTGATAAATTGGCCTGGCTAATATTTGAGCCAGTATTACTCCCTGTAGTTTGGTATTTCTGTACATGTCAATGTATGAATAACAAAGTAATTGCAGTGCAGGAatattaaaatagattttagGTCAGTTTgaaacactttcagtttttgATCCCACTCGCTGTATTGATAGTAATTATAAGAAATTACATTAGAACAACTACAAATTGCTGTGGAAACATTTAACTAAAGTCACATGACATAAATCAGGTGACATCTCACAGGGGGCAGGGTCAGCATAAAGAGGTAAGAGAAATGACAGTTGAGTTTAATATTCGGTTTGTATGACCACTGTAACCTAAATGCTATATAAACATGTATGATCTCATATTGAACATTACCAAACATGGTGGGTAATCTAACCATAAAGCAATACTAGCCTATTGTCTGATGCTTGTACTGAAAAGACAACATGCCAAAACTGTTGAATctacaaaatatcaaaaaatttaaattttaaatgaatgacaaTAATGCagtcaaaatatttgtttcatttttacttgtCTCACAAATAGTAAAACTGTTGTCTTACTGCTTAGCCTCACTTTGTGCTGCTTTGTCTGTGAATATTCTCCAAAGGATTATTAAggcatttgttaaaaaaatgtacatctGTTTCTTAGTTTATTCATTATTCTATTCTTCATGTAATCAccttcctttttcttctcacaGGACAGACCCAACCTGAAGCAGCAGCACCTGAGTCCCAGGACCACCGCAGCAGGAGACGACGTGCATCTCCAGGTCCTTCACGCCATGATCACCCCCAGTCCTGTCAACGGGTTCCCCTTTTCGTTGACTTTGAGGAGATCGGCTGGTCAGGCTGGATCATCTCTCCCCGGGGATACAACGCCTACCACTGCAAAGGCTCCTGTCCGTTCCCACTGGGAGGAAGCCTAAGAGCGACTAATCACGCCACAGTTCGCTCCATCATGCATGCGCTCAAGATCTCTAGCGATGATGTGGGAGCACCCTGTTGTGTACCCGACAGACTCCAGTCCATCAGTTTGTTATATTTCGACGATGAGGAGAATGTGGTTTTGAAGCAGTATGATGACATGGTGGCATTAAGCTGTGGCTGTCACTGACCGGCTGCACTTCTCCTGCACTCGAACACTGGGACAATGAGTTGGTTAGAACACTGTATTTTCGtgcatatgtttaaatattgtattattttgagaaataaaacagctaTTCCTTAACTATTAATCACTGACTGTTTTAGTCTGAAGATTCctaaacattttcacaagaaGGTGCACACATAGACCTGACTGCCAGAGTTGAGAGTATAATGTTTTGAAGATCTTTAGTTGAGAATAGTTTTTGCTCTTAGTCTTTAATTTCTATTGCACTAGTTGCTGGTGGATGAAAAGGATAATTGTCTTATGTTGTCTAGGTGGCTCTCTTGGTTTGCTGACAGTGCATgctgcttggccagtccatGGCAGTATAATCttacttttactgtaaaataatttGCTACACAttatttgatgtgtgttttgttgtgacaCTTTACAAGCATAGAATTCTaggaaaagcaaaaatattcacaATTGCACTGCAGGAACCAATTTCTCAGTTATCAAAACTGTTTTGCAGATACATTTTCAGTCAGTTGACCAAATAACTGATTAATCAATGCAGATTTACATTTcgagattttaacatttaaactgGGGTTTGTATTGAGTAGTCAGTCTTTCTTTACATTGGTGTtgaatatttgctgttttcaaaACCAATGATTAGGGAAGTGTTGTGTCAGTAGTCAGAACCCTGgatgaaaatataatacaaCTTTGAggatgtaaatacattttacagtttaagAGGTTTAAAATATATAGGGAACATTGTCTAAAAAGATCCTGCCTTGTCTTTAATTTCTTATTCATTGTATAGTGATGCagataaataaaagaacatACAAACTGTCTTCTAGTTCATTCCTGTCTTTATATTATTTGACCAACAGATGGCAGGATGTAGTTCTTGCTGAAGACTAGAAACCCACTCTATAACTGTAATTCTGCCGTACCTGGATCAGGTAGTGATGGTCAGATAATTTGAAAACAGATTCAAAATGCACAAAATTGAAAGCTCTTTAAAcctgtttgaaaaaaaaaacacccttgAAGAATAATTAAGTCATCTTTGATTAAGCAAGTAGTTAATTACGAACTAATAATACGGTTCTTGAAGCACCTCAGCTTTATTTTCTGAGGGCATCATGGAAAATAATCTTACTGTAGTCGGTATTTATATAAAtaccaaaaataacaaaatcttcaaattattatttttaaaaagattttggTTAAACATGATTTTCAATGAAGAATGACTACAGTGAAATGAGTAACACTAGATCAGTCAAATGTGTAACAGCAGTTGTTTTTTATTGGAATGGATCACAGACACAATACAGCCCTGCTTCTAGATGCTTCTAGTTTAGAAAAATGCCAATGCAGCAAACTTGTAAAACCAATTCTCCTTTAAGTTTTCTAAGTTGAACAAAAACCCAAATTGCAATAATGACAGCTTTTATAAATGAATTTAGTGTTATAACAAACATATTCAACAGGATTAATTACAATTTCAACTTTATCATGCACGGTAATTAAAATTTTTGTTGTGTGGACACTATCAGTTGACATTAATTACAAATATGATCTAAGTTCTGTATGTTTTGAGTATCTCTAATAAAAATTTAAGTGACTGCAAACTGTCTGGTGGAAAAAGAAACCTCAAAGCAAAAAACTTCGCaggtaataaaacaaaagcttgAATTCCTGAAAAGTGGTAGAGACTCAAATACCACTGTAgttgaaaataacaaattaagcatttacaataaatatttcacatttacattcaaTGTTACCCTCTCTGTTTACACTTAAATACATTATGTACATGGATCATCCATGTCCCTTATCTGGCTTTAAAAAATGCACATTATCTTACACAAATCCTTCAACCCACATTCAACCAGTATTAAGCGACAACTATCATTCACCCAAATTCCAAAAACTTGTGTCTTTACTCAAATCAAACTGATTTTGCTTCACAAACATGATAGAGGCTCCATAAGCTTCACAAAGCCTGCACAGCTTCTGTGTCTCATTAACCTTTAAGGCAAGAAAAGCACAAAGGATCAAAGACCTGTATTGCAAAAACACTGAACCTTGAAGGAAAAATCCACCCTGAACACTTTAACATtgttgaaaatgaataatggcAATGTACTTTGCATTTCCAGACCCAATctattgttgtatttttttttttttaattctgtataTAACATGCAGCACCTCCTTTGTAACTACAACGGTGTTAAAGAGCAAAAGACTTTTTCATAGTCCCACCATCTTATACCAGCTCTCAGTAGTCAAATCGGGAGAAAtccacaataaaatattttttgcttgATCCAGATCTTTTTGCCAAATATAGGAAATCACTACTAAAAGTAGACTAGGCAACTTGAAGGTTGGAGCACACAAAAACCAAGTCTTCATCACAAAATAATGTCTGGAATGCACGCCACAATTTGATATGACAAAACAGCATGAGAGGGTGGATTTTTCCTTAAAAACATATGGCGTATCAACTCAGACAGTCCAGCTCCTCAGTGCCCAGGAACTCCCCTAGCATATGTTCATGTTGAATGCACATAGGTTCTAAATATGGATGTCCCTCCATACAGTGCAGTTGCCTTGACCTTTCCTGGTGTCTCTGCTCAAACTCTTCTCGCTCCAGAGGGGCTTGGATGGTAGCAGTTTGAGCCATGGGTGACAGAGGCACCGGGACAAAGCTGTGGTAAACAACCACGGGTGGGGTTAGGACCTCCATTGGGGATGCTTGAGGAACAGCACCATCTGGTGGCTGGACTGGCAGCTGCACATAGCTCCCAGTTTCAGGATCAAAGAAGGTTTTTGTCTTGACCTGTATGGGCATGTTTACAAAGAAGTACTGCCCAGAATCTGGATCCTGGAGGAGTTTGCGTTGGGTCATAGGGAAGGACTGTGTAACAATAGTATGCTCAATGCTGGACTGGCGAGAAAGCTGGCCTGTGTGGCTTGATTGGCGTGACAGGGTTGAAGGTTGACGTACTTCAGTGCCGTATGCATCAATACTGTGACTCCTTCTCAGTGGGTTGCCTCTGCTTGCTTTATCTCTGGCTCTGCCTCTTTGCTGCAGCTCGCCCTGGATGGATTTCTCATTGTGCTGGGTCGTTAGATCAAGCTTCTCGGCACTGAGCCTGCGTTCTGTGTTATCACCTAAGTACCTATCGATGCTTTGTGATCTCTGGAATGTCCTGTCTGACGTGGTTCTCTTGCTGATGTGAGCTTTGTATACAGGAACATTACTGATGACCCTGTCGTTGCTGTATTGTCTTTGATCTGGCTTGTCCCGAATGGGTCTCACACTGCTGCGGCCTTCCCTTTCTGTCACAGCGCTGGGTAATATGTCCTTGGTCTGATTATTGCTCTCCACCAAACTGTGCGGCTGTTGGTGAGACTTGTTGCTTTCTGTTCTGTCATAATGGTGGTTTTCACTATTGTGGCCTCTTCGTTCATGGTGTAGTTGCCTACTTCTGTCATTGCTGGTTTTACCACTCTGATGACGACCATCCTCCTCCAGTTTTTCTTTGGGTTTTTTCTCACTGCTCTTGTTATTTCTACTGCTGGTGGCACATTTACTATCAGATTTGTCACTCTTgcttctgtctgctctgtgtttgctgctgttttgagatgatttgtgGGTGGACTTCTGGACTTCCTCCTTCTTCATTCTTCTGTTTGCTAGTTTTATTGCTTTGAGAACAGCCTTTTCAGATTTGGGTAAAACAGCTGGTGGTTTGGGCAGCCCTGTCTGGATTTCAGTACCATGTTCACTAGGAACctttgacactttatgcacTACCATCACGCCTGCGTTCATTCCCATCTCATCAGCAGTGTCAACTGTACTAGTTGTTAAGCTCTCCACACCTTCAGATGATGGACTCACCCcagaaaatatgtctttttcttGTGG from Mastacembelus armatus chromosome 19, fMasArm1.2, whole genome shotgun sequence harbors:
- the LOC113135914 gene encoding bone morphogenetic protein 2, whose amino-acid sequence is MTAGALRLGLVFALQLRCVTLLAVPQDRGTTGLQDGLNAAKTVREKVDALIHLTDLPRGPAVAPHKKAPQFMLDLFNAVSVSDGTPRNQKEILEGNIVRSFEDKGHFGEKFHFFNLSSFGREERMIKAEFRWFRKKQKFYLGKSYGSLFYKVDLYEVLDSRVKPWRGNLINSKLVPLYTRGWEVFNVTQMVSKWIRNSEENNGILVVTTLPSGNWIESAVSTNKQNKELTDTNAYLVIFSDDDRTRATNQSYLGQTQPEAAAPESQDHRSRRRRASPGPSRHDHPQSCQRVPLFVDFEEIGWSGWIISPRGYNAYHCKGSCPFPLGGSLRATNHATVRSIMHALKISSDDVGAPCCVPDRLQSISLLYFDDEENVVLKQYDDMVALSCGCH